From Natronincola ferrireducens, the proteins below share one genomic window:
- the acpP gene encoding acyl carrier protein — MTFEKVRSIIGEQLGISDVESITPATSLVNDLNADSLDAVEIIMAIEDEFGVEIPDEEAEGFKNIGDIVEYVESNK; from the coding sequence ATGACATTTGAAAAAGTTAGAAGCATTATTGGAGAACAATTAGGTATCAGTGATGTAGAATCTATTACACCAGCTACTTCATTGGTAAATGATTTAAATGCTGACTCCTTAGATGCAGTGGAGATCATTATGGCAATAGAGGATGAGTTTGGTGTAGAAATACCTGATGAAGAAGCAGAAGGTTTTAAAAATATCGGCGATATCGTCGAATACGTTGAAAGCAACAAATAA